A genomic stretch from Melospiza georgiana isolate bMelGeo1 chromosome 27, bMelGeo1.pri, whole genome shotgun sequence includes:
- the LOC131093910 gene encoding LOW QUALITY PROTEIN: circumsporozoite protein-like (The sequence of the model RefSeq protein was modified relative to this genomic sequence to represent the inferred CDS: deleted 1 base in 1 codon) produces MNGSSCLANPTHVQGDNPNPNAHPNPNDSADPNPNADPNPNANPNPNANVNANPNSNANPNPNASANLNPSANSNANANPNPNANPNASANANANASANANANANPNANANPDPNANANPNANANPDPNANANPNTNANPEPNANSNPDLNANPNPNANANPNTNANSNPDPNANSNPDPNANPNPNADPNATPQPPRLPGAMEPSAVASLKADFGSLPGKT; encoded by the exons ATGAACGGATCCAG CTGCCTGGCCAACCCCACACACGTGCAAGGGGACAATCCCAACCCCAATGCCCACCCCAACCCCAATGACAGTGCCGATCCCAACCCCAATGCCGATCCCAACCCCAATGCCAATCCCAACCCCAATGCCAATGTCAATGCCAATCCCAACTCCAATGCCAATCCCAACCCCAATGCCAGTGCCAACCTCAAC CCAAGTGCCAACTCCAATGCAAATGCCAATCCCAACCCCAATGCCAATCCCAATGCCAGTGCCAATGCCAATGCCAATGCCAGTGCCAATGCCAATGCCAATGCCAACCCCAATGCCAATGCCAACCCCGACCCCAATGCCAATGCCAACCCCAACGCCAATGCCAACCCCGACCCCAATGCCAATGCCAACCCCAACACCAATGCCAACCCCGAGCCCAATGCCAATTCCAACCCCGACCTCAATGCCAATCCCAACCCCAATGCCAATGCCAACCCCAACACCAATGCCAATTCCAACCCCGACCCCAATGCCAATTCCAACCCCGACCCCAATGCCAATCCCAACCCCAATGCCGACCCCAATGCCA ctcctcagcctcccCGGCTGCCCGGGGCCATGGAGCCTTCAGCAGTTGCCTCTCTGAAGGCGGATTTTGGTTCCCTGCCTGGAAAAACA